CCGTCGATCAGGGAGCGGATCCCCTCGGCGACGAGGCTCGTCATCGTCTCCTCGGTCTCTTCAGTGGCGCCCCCGATATGGGGTGTGAGCACGAGATTCGGCATCTCGAGCAGGGGATGGTCGGCTGCCAGGAACTCGTTCGGGAAGTGGTCGAATGCGGCGCCCGCGATCCGCCCTGATCGCAGCGCCTCGAGCAGCGGCTCCTCGTCGGCGATACCGAAACGGGCGGTATTGACGAAGAATGCCCCCTGCTTGATCTTCCCGATCTCGCCGGCACCGAGGAGTCCGCGGGTGGCGGCGTTGAGGGGCGCGTGGACGCTCACGATGTCCGCCTCTGCGAGCATCTCTGCGAGGTCGGCGGGTTCCGCACCGGCGGCGCGCACGTCGTGCGGGTCGGCGAACGGATCCGCGGCCATCACACGGGCGCCGAGCGCCGACAGCCGGCGCGCCACGGCCTTGCCCACGGCGCCGCACCCGACGAGGCCCACCGTCATCGTCCGCATCTCGCGGCCTCGGTAGCGCTGGTACGCGATGCGGCCTTCGTCGATCCAGCGCCCTGCGCGAACGTCGTCGTCGGCCCGAACGATGCCGCGTAGCAACGTGTACATGAGCCCGAGCGCGAGGTCGGCGACCGCTTCGGCGTTGCGGCCCGGCGCGTGCACGACGGGCACGCCCGCGCGGGTCGCGGCGTCGACATCGATGTTGACGGGATCGGCGCGGCAGCTCGCGACGATGCGGATCTCGGGTCGGGCCTCGAAGAGCGTGCCCGGGACGTGGTCGGCCTCGACGATCAGGATCTCGACGCCGGCGGTGCGGGCGATCAGATCGTCCGCGCTGTGGAGCTTGACCGGCACGTATTCGCTCCACGGATCGATCTCGATCTCTCCAAGCGCCCGTAAGGCCTCCAGGCCGGGGCCGCGCAGGGGTGCCAGTGAGAGGAGCCGCATCGGAAGTCCGGGGAGTTTACCCTGACGTGCCCGGTTACTTCCCCTCGGCTCCGGCGTCCGGCCGGTCGGGCATCGCCTCGACCTCCGAAGCGTCCGCCGCGGCCTCGATGGGCTCGTCGTCGCCCTCGAACGCCTCGCCGGGGACGATCCCGTACCGAGCCCGGAACACGACGACGTTGAGATGGAGGAGGTCGTCGACGATCCGGGCCTCTTCATCGACGGCAGCCTGACGGTTGCCACCCCAGTCGCGCTCCATGACGATCCTCCCCTCACGGTCGAGGATCCGGACCACGTCGTGAGAGCCCTCGGGTATGGGGTACCCGAGCTCCGCGGCTTGCTCGGCGATCCGCCGCAGCTTGCGTCGGCTCGTTTTCACTCCGGTCGAGTCGCGCTCGACCCGGTAGTGGAGCGCCGCCCAGTCCTGTTCCGCCTTGGGTGAGTCCATCGGCGAAAAGGGTACCCGAGGCGACCGGCGCTCCAACATGGGTCGGGGGGGGGGGGGGGGGGGGGGGGGGGGGGGGGGGGGGGGNNNNNNNNNNCCGGCCCTGCCGGGCCGGGCCCACCCCCTCAGGTATCCTCAGCGGCTGAGGCGACCCCACGACGTGCGAAAACTCAGAAGGATCCTCCGGATCTCCGCGCTGGTACTCGTCGTGATCCTTGTGATCGGCGGCGCTTACCTCGGCTACTTGCTGACCAGCAACAGCTACCCGCGTACCGAAGCGGAGGGCTGGCTGCGCCTGAAGGATCTTCCCCGGCCGCGTGGCGAGGCGGGCTCGACGTTCGCGCTCCCCGGACCTCCCGGGACGCCCGATATCTGCCCGGACGGCCCGTGCGAGCCGCAATTCTTCGTCGTCGGCGGTCTGTCGGGCCCGTTCGCGAAGACGGTCGCCCACGTGGACATCCTCGACGCGAAGACCGGTTCGTGGCGCCAGGGTCCGGCCCTCCCGGACGCGCGTCATCACCCGGCCGCCGCCTCCATCGGCGGGGCCGTCTACGTGACCGGTGGCTCGAAGAAGGCCACGAACTGGACCCCGGAGCGCGAGATGTGGGTGCTCGGGCCGGGATCGGATACCTGGGACCCGCTCCCGGCCATGCCCGAAGGCCGGATGGGTCACGCCATGATTCCCGTGGCCGGGAAGCTCTACGTGATCGGCGGGCGGGGCGGCTCCAGCGTCCTGGTGTACGACCTCGAGCAAGGCTGGAGCGAGGGTGCCCCTATGCCGGGGCCTCGGGACCACCTTGCGGCAGTCGAGTATCGCGGCAAGATCTACGCGATCGGGGGCCGCGACGACAAGGTCCGGCCCCGGGTCGACATCTACGACATCGCCGCGGATTCCTGGTCGGAGGGTCCCGAGCTACCCGCCCCGACGAGCGGGATGGCCGCTGAGGTTCTGAAGGACGGACGCCTCCACGTCGTCGGTGGTGAGGACCCGGGGACCCTCGGCGGCGGCGTGGTCGACGCCCATTACGTTCTCGATCCGCAAACGGACACGTGGAGCTCCGGCCCCAAGGCACTCCTCGCGGTGCACGGCGCGGCGTACGACCAGGTGGCGGGGATCCTGCTCATCTCGGGCGGCGCGAGGCGGCAGGGTGCGTTCTCTCCGATCGCGTGGACCGGGGTCACACAGCGCTTCGAGCCGCAAGGAGTCACGGCGCCGACACCGACGACGACGGCAACCCCGAGCCCCAGCCCGAGCGGAACCGCGACCGGCCCCTCGCCGGATCCGACCGGTTCCTTACCCGGTTAGCGGAGCGCCACGAGGGACGAGCATGGAACAGACCATCGTCTTCGGGGACGCTACCGTGAACGTCACCCTTCCCGACCGGACGCACATCGTTTCACCGGGCTTGTCGATCCCCCTTGATCCTGTGCAGGACCTGGCATCCGCGGTGCGTGAGGCGCTGACCCGTCCCGAGGACCTGCCTCCGCTTCGCGTGCTCGCGCGCGGGAAGCGGCGCGTGACCGTCGCCTTCGACGACGCCACGGTGCCCTGCTACGCGCCGGTCTGGTCGATCGCGATCCCGTTGGTACTCGCCGAGCTCGAGGCCGGCGGCGTTCGCCGCGAGGACGTCACGCTCCTCTGCGCCAACGCACTTCACCGCATGTTCACCCACGAAGAGCTCGCGACCCTTATCGGCCCCGATCTCGTGAGCGAGTTCGGCGACCGGCTCGTCTGTCACGACGCAGAGGATCCGGAGATGATCGAGCACCTCGGTACGACGCCGAACGGATTTCACGTCGAGCTCTCGCGTCACGTGACCGACGCCGATCTCTGCGTGTACGTGAACTGCTCGACGGTACGCGGTTTCTCAGGCGGCTGGAAATCGATCTGTGTAGGGCTCTCCACCTACCGGTCCATCCGCCACCACCACAACCCTGACGACATGTCGATGTCCACGGAACGGAACCGCATGCACGAGATGCTCGACGAGATGGGCGAGCTCGTGACGAAGCGGCTCGGCGTCGACCGGATCTTCAAGCTCGAGACCATCTTGGCCAACCCGCTCCAGGTCGCGGCGATCCGCGCAGGAACCGTCGACGGCACTCGCCGGATCGCGCTCGAGACCAACCGGACGCACATGCCTCCACGCCGGACGCTGCTCGAGGAGAAGGTGGACGTCGTCGTGTACGGCGTCCCGGAATGGAGTCCTTATGCAGCCTTCTCGTATCTCAACCCGATCTTGACGCTCATCTCGACGGGTCTCGGTTACCTCGGTGGGATGATCGAAGCGCTCGGAAAGCCCGGCTGTTCGGTGATCCTGGCGACGCCGTGCCGCGACCGCTGGGACGACGTTCATCACCCGTCCTATCGCGAGGTGTGGGAGCGGGTCCTGCCGGAAACGCGCGACCCGTACCGGGCGAGCGAACTGTTCGAGACCGAGTACGCGACGCGCGCCGATTACATCGAGCGTTACCGGTTCGGGTACGGATTCCATCCGGTGCACGCGATCATGGCGCTGTTCCCGCTGAAGCGCTTGCGACACGCAAGCCGTGTCTTGGTCGGCGGCTCCGAGAACCCGTCGCTCGTATCGCACGCCGGCTTCATCCCCGCCGGTTCCGTCGAAGAGGCACTCGGAGCGGCCTTCGAGATCCACGGTTCGGACGCCGAGGTGGCACTCGTCCCCTATCCCCCGGCGTTCAATCGCCAACTCTAGGCGAAGAACGCGTCGATCGCGCCCTGGTTCTCCGCGAACACCCAGACCTCGGTCGCCTTGCCCTCGATGATCTTGAAGACGGCGACGCCGTCGTCCTCGAGGACACGCCCGTCGCGTTCCGCCGTTAGCGTCGTGAGCACGATGACGTGGTCCTCGCTCGTCAGGATGTCGCGCGCGGAGATCGAAATGGTTCCACCCGTCGACTGTCCCAGGCGCGCGAGGAGAGCGAACAGCTCTTGGTGGCCCTTGTAGACGCCGGCCAGGGGGCTCGAGCCGCCCACGTGCCAGAGCACGTCGGGATCGATCAACCCGGCGACCGTCTCGAGGTCACCGCCAACGAAGGCTTCATATCCGGCGCGGACGAGCGCCTCGTTCGGGTGCATGCTCTCACCTCGTCCCGATCCCCACGCGCGACCCTACGCCCGCGGGCCGAGTCCGCACAAGGGAGCCGCCGGCCCAGAAAAAGCGAGAGCGCCGCGGCGCTGGGGGACACCGCGACGCACCCCGCGTGAACCTATCTCGCTAGTTGCTCTTGCCTTTGCCCTTGTCCTGGGAGCCCGGCACGCTGCCGCTGTTGCCCGGCGGCGTCGTCGGCGGTCCTCCACCGGGATCGCCTTCGGGATTCTCTTTGCCTTGCTGGACGTTCGCTTTGGCCTTCTCGGCGTTGTCGATGGCCTTCTGGATCGCGTCCTTGGCCTGATCGGGGACCCTCGCGAGAACGTCGTTCAACACGGCGATGTGTTTGGAGATCATCTCCTGGACGTGAGCGAGGAGGGCGTCGGAGTCCTTGCCGAGCGCGATCGCGTGGAGCGCGTCGAGCTCGGCGCCGTCCAGCGCGTCCTCGAGCCCCTCGATCGCGTCGGTCGGATCGCCGCCGGCCGCGATCAAGTCCTCGACCTCGGACATCCGGATCGAGGCGAACCGCAGCTGGAGCGCGATCCGTCCGATGGGTTCGCGGTGCATCGCAAGGGAGATCCGCTCAGCGGCGCGCTTGACCCCGTACAGCGCGTCGCCGGGGAGCGCAGACGCCGATGCGGCGACGGCGCTTCCCGCCCCCAGCACGAGCGCGATCCCCGTCACGAGCGAGATCGCCCCCATCCGGACGCCGCGGTGGCGGACCGCAGGCACGATCACGACGTTGCTCGCGCGGTCGGTCCGTAGCGCAACCAGATGATCGTGAGCGACCTCGCTGGGCAACGACCGGGAGAGCGTGGCCCGGGCGGCCCGCGCCGGGTGGAGGAGCGGCGCCAGGTCGCCCTTGGCAACGGGTTCCTCGCCGGCGGTCAAGCCGTCGAGGAGCCGGTCAAGGTCGTTGCGAAGCGATCGGGTTCCCATCTCTTCATCTAAAGCGTCGGAGGGGGCTGATCGGTTGCGTCCCC
This genomic interval from Actinomycetota bacterium contains the following:
- a CDS encoding nuclear transport factor 2 family protein, with product MHPNEALVRAGYEAFVGGDLETVAGLIDPDVLWHVGGSSPLAGVYKGHQELFALLARLGQSTGGTISISARDILTSEDHVIVLTTLTAERDGRVLEDDGVAVFKIIEGKATEVWVFAENQGAIDAFFA
- a CDS encoding DUF5667 domain-containing protein, which gives rise to MGTRSLRNDLDRLLDGLTAGEEPVAKGDLAPLLHPARAARATLSRSLPSEVAHDHLVALRTDRASNVVIVPAVRHRGVRMGAISLVTGIALVLGAGSAVAASASALPGDALYGVKRAAERISLAMHREPIGRIALQLRFASIRMSEVEDLIAAGGDPTDAIEGLEDALDGAELDALHAIALGKDSDALLAHVQEMISKHIAVLNDVLARVPDQAKDAIQKAIDNAEKAKANVQQGKENPEGDPGGGPPTTPPGNSGSVPGSQDKGKGKSN
- a CDS encoding NAD(P)-dependent oxidoreductase, which encodes MRLLSLAPLRGPGLEALRALGEIEIDPWSEYVPVKLHSADDLIARTAGVEILIVEADHVPGTLFEARPEIRIVASCRADPVNIDVDAATRAGVPVVHAPGRNAEAVADLALGLMYTLLRGIVRADDDVRAGRWIDEGRIAYQRYRGREMRTMTVGLVGCGAVGKAVARRLSALGARVMAADPFADPHDVRAAGAEPADLAEMLAEADIVSVHAPLNAATRGLLGAGEIGKIKQGAFFVNTARFGIADEEPLLEALRSGRIAGAAFDHFPNEFLAADHPLLEMPNLVLTPHIGGATEETEETMTSLVAEGIRSLIDGDEPVNVVNPEALAAFAGRGAP
- a CDS encoding kelch repeat-containing protein, which gives rise to MRKLRRILRISALVLVVILVIGGAYLGYLLTSNSYPRTEAEGWLRLKDLPRPRGEAGSTFALPGPPGTPDICPDGPCEPQFFVVGGLSGPFAKTVAHVDILDAKTGSWRQGPALPDARHHPAAASIGGAVYVTGGSKKATNWTPEREMWVLGPGSDTWDPLPAMPEGRMGHAMIPVAGKLYVIGGRGGSSVLVYDLEQGWSEGAPMPGPRDHLAAVEYRGKIYAIGGRDDKVRPRVDIYDIAADSWSEGPELPAPTSGMAAEVLKDGRLHVVGGEDPGTLGGGVVDAHYVLDPQTDTWSSGPKALLAVHGAAYDQVAGILLISGGARRQGAFSPIAWTGVTQRFEPQGVTAPTPTTTATPSPSPSGTATGPSPDPTGSLPG
- a CDS encoding lactate racemase domain-containing protein, translating into MEQTIVFGDATVNVTLPDRTHIVSPGLSIPLDPVQDLASAVREALTRPEDLPPLRVLARGKRRVTVAFDDATVPCYAPVWSIAIPLVLAELEAGGVRREDVTLLCANALHRMFTHEELATLIGPDLVSEFGDRLVCHDAEDPEMIEHLGTTPNGFHVELSRHVTDADLCVYVNCSTVRGFSGGWKSICVGLSTYRSIRHHHNPDDMSMSTERNRMHEMLDEMGELVTKRLGVDRIFKLETILANPLQVAAIRAGTVDGTRRIALETNRTHMPPRRTLLEEKVDVVVYGVPEWSPYAAFSYLNPILTLISTGLGYLGGMIEALGKPGCSVILATPCRDRWDDVHHPSYREVWERVLPETRDPYRASELFETEYATRADYIERYRFGYGFHPVHAIMALFPLKRLRHASRVLVGGSENPSLVSHAGFIPAGSVEEALGAAFEIHGSDAEVALVPYPPAFNRQL